The following nucleotide sequence is from Caldicellulosiruptor saccharolyticus DSM 8903.
AATACCTTGTGCCAACCATATTTTCTGTCTATGTATTCAATGTAAGTATCTGCAAGAATATACCCGCCCATATTTGTAAATTTGATTGGGTTTTCTGTTTGGATGTCTTCAAATAAAGGAATTTTTATGTTTTTTAATTCTCCTTTTTTAAACTGTCCACCGTTGGTTAAATATAAGGCAATACCTTAATTTAGCCATTTTTTAATTTTTGGATTGATTAAATATTCATAGGCATGATCCATTTCATGCAGAAGTGGTTGTTTAACACTTTCAGAGTTGTGTAATTTTCCTGGATTTGAAGGTGAGGTTAATATAACTGTTGAACCTAAGTTGTCGCCGATATACCAATCAAGGTTAAAAAGAAGAGTTATTAATCCATATCTTTTAGTTTGGAACGTGGATCGTTTGTCATAAATAAATATTTTTATTTTAGATTTTTCTTTAATACCTAATTTGCCCATAAGATATTATGCTCTCTGTTCTGCTAAATTAAAACAATCTAAAGCAGCTATTTCTTCTTTTTCGTAATATACATCAACCCACTTTCCTATTTTTACCTTCATATTTTTTGTTTTTAGTTGTGATGTTGGTATAAACGTGGAACCAAAAGCTATTATGAGGAATAATAATCAAAATAGAGATTGTTTTAATTACTTTGCTTTTTTCATGTAGTGCCTGGTCAACTAAACTGTGCAAAACTGCATAGTTTAGTTGACAAGGTTGAGTGTTTTACACGTGAAAGGCTCAAAACTATTGAGAATAAAACTGATTCTTCGTACGTTGTGGACTGGTGCTTAGATAAAACGGGGGAATTTATACATTGTAGCTATGAATAATACAAAAAAAGATATGCAGTTTTTAGTAATAAAAGGGTACAACGCCAAAAATAACAAGATATTCTTAAGCTCAAGAAATGTCAGGTTAAAACCGCAGACTATTGACACAAAAGTTATTTCAGGTGTGCCTACTTATTTAAAAAATGTTCAGGTTGAAATTGTACAAAGCAAATCTGTGCCTTCATTTGTTGTTGACTGGTATTTTAACAAGCAAGGTAGTTTGTATATAGTTGGCATAAATAATTCTGAAAGAGATGATAACCTGTTGGTAAAGGTAGAAGCCTGTGACCAAAAAGGTCAGAAAATTTGGGTTGGGTTCGAGAAACTTTAGAGTCCTAAAAGTAACAATTGACACTTGTATTGTAAATAATATTCCTGCATATGTTAAAAAAGTTAATGTATCAGTTTTGCCTGAGCAGGATGGTGTTAAGACTCAGGAAAAGTTATTCGACAGAGAGCGAACAAATATTGTATATTATTATTACAAATTATGAAAATGACAAAAACATAAAAATTCAAGTAAATGGTTTTGACGCAAATGGCAGGCTTGTGTACAAAAGTATATATAATGCAGATGCAAAAAGTAATATTGTTGAAGCGCATACGATTAACATATCGAATAGCAAGATAGAAAGAGTAGAAATAAATGTAAAATAAAAAACAGGGGACCATTTTTAAAAATGCTCTTTTTCGGTCCCCAGTTATTAGTTTTCGGTATTTTTATATTTGTAAACCATCAACTATTAATATGGTCTCATAAACATCTGTGTCCAATACAAAACTCCATTACTCTTTTTTGCAACCCCAACACCAATCTCAGTAAAAGAAGGACTTAGTATATTTGCCCTGTGACCAGGGGAAGACATCCATGCTCTTACAACTTCCTGAGCACTCCTTTGCCCATATGCAATATTTTCACCAGCAGCCATGAACTTTAGTCCAAAATTTTCCATCATTTTAAAAGGTGAACCGTAAGTAGGAGAGTAGTGCGAAAAATAGTTTTTGTTTGCCATGTCTTGAGATTTGAACCTTGCTACGCGACAAAGCTGCCAGTTTGTCTTCAAAGCAGAAAGTCCTACCTTTGCCCTCTCTTGATTTGTCAGTTTAATTACTTCATTTTCTAAGACATTTAAATTGTTGCTATTTGGAATATTTATCTTTTGCCCAGGGTATATGAGGTTAGGATTTTTAATTTGAGGATTTGCTTTCAAAAGTTCGCTTATTCCAATTTGGTTTTTAACAGCAATACTCCAGATAGTATCCCCTGCTTGAACTGTATAAGTTTTTGTTTGTGCAAATGCTGTTGAAAATGATAAAAGAGCTATAATGCTTAAAACTGCTAATGCTTTTCTCATAAACTTCACCTCCCCATTTATTAGTTTCTTAAATTGTTTGTAAAAATATAAGCAAAGATTTGCTAATTCCAAGGTACGTAATTCAATTTTCTAAATTGCAATATTAATGCAACACTTTTTTAAAATGAACCGAAAATTGTAATTTGATTAAGACGACAAACTGTGTATGATAATAGTTGCGAATATATGCATGTTTTCCTGAAGGAAAGAAGAAAGCTGTCATTTTGTGTTATATATTCTCCTATTTAGATGGTATCTCCTATACCTCCTGCAAAAACTTCTCTAATGTATCTGCTTCACATATTCCCTTCATTTCCTCTAAAAACTTTTCTATGCTACTTTTGTAGTTAAACATCCTTTTGGGAAGTCTATTGCAAATGTCTTCAACTCCTCTTTATAGCTTCTTTCGATATTTTGCTTATTTCTTTCCTTTTGGGTAAAAAACACCTTATCAACTCTATTTGCCCGCTCGTTTGTTCCCCTCTCATATGTGAATATGGGTGTGTATAATATCCTTCCGACCCTAATTCATTTAAGACTTTTCCAAGCCTACTTGCTTCACTACCATTGTCGCTTGTTACACTTTTGAACACTCTATTGAATTTCTCTCCCATCTTATCTTTGCTAAATCCAAGCTTTTGCCTACAATATTCAACAACTGTAATAACATTCCATTTATCTTTCAGTATCTTTTATTCTACAAACTCCAAAAATTTTTCCACCTCTAAAAGTTTATTTTTCCTGTTACACTTTACTTCTTAATCTCTCATACACAACTTTACCTGTTTGGGCAAAGTATTTTTCAAATGTTACTTGTGTCAGTTTCTCATTTGAGTGATTATTCTTTGTTTTACTTCATGTAAAATTGTACTTGCACTTTTATGAAGCTCCTTTGTTATCTCTTTTATGCCATATCCCATTTTTAATAGCTTTTCTATAATTTTTCTTTCTGCTTAACTTAGGTGTTTAAATCTTCTTCTCTTTGTGGTATGATTATCATAGGTCATAACTTCAAACCTCCTGTGTATGGTTTTGTCTTTTTATACTGCTATCATACACAGTTTGAAGCTATGGCTTCAATATTTCTTACCTTGTTGCATTTAATTTTACAACAAACATATAAAAAGTTTTTGTTTAAAATACTTGACAATTATAATTAACAAGTGTAAAATAAAAACATAAACTACACATGTAAAAATTAAAAAGGAGTATACAAAAATTATGAAAGAAAAATCATTTCCAAAGATTTCGAAAGCAGAGTTAGAGGTAATGAAAGTGGTATGGAAAGAAAATAGAGTTTTGAGTGGCAGGGAGATTGTAACAAAAGTGATGGAGACAAACAAGAAGTGGCATAAGAATACCATATTCACTTTAATTGATCGCTTAGCTAAAAAAGGTGTTCTAAAAGTAGAAAAGAAAGGGAAGTTCAATTTTTACACGGCAAGTATAACTGAGGAGGACTATAAAAAGGAAGAAGCAAGAGATATTTTACAGAGGATGTTTGGTGGGTCTTTTAGAAA
It contains:
- the safA gene encoding SafA/ExsA family spore coat assembly protein, with protein sequence MRKALAVLSIIALLSFSTAFAQTKTYTVQAGDTIWSIAVKNQIGISELLKANPQIKNPNLIYPGQKINIPNSNNLNVLENEVIKLTNQERAKVGLSALKTNWQLCRVARFKSQDMANKNYFSHYSPTYGSPFKMMENFGLKFMAAGENIAYGQRSAQEVVRAWMSSPGHRANILSPSFTEIGVGVAKKSNGVLYWTQMFMRPY
- a CDS encoding BlaI/MecI/CopY family transcriptional regulator produces the protein MKEKSFPKISKAELEVMKVVWKENRVLSGREIVTKVMETNKKWHKNTIFTLIDRLAKKGVLKVEKKGKFNFYTASITEEDYKKEEARDILQRMFGGSFRNVIATFLETTNVSKKEIEEIKKMLDEKGCCKYDNGSF